The following proteins come from a genomic window of Companilactobacillus pabuli:
- the mvk gene encoding mevalonate kinase has product MLKGIGKSHGKTIIMGEHAVVYGYPAFAIPLLSTPVIVKIKQSENNSLISKYYAGKIDQIPDSLAGVKYLIGLLDNKMNTEHVNYTISIDSGLPIERGMGSSAAIACAITRAFFDFFDQELDHQTLLNYVNKSETVTHGKASGLDALTVSSEYPIKFSKDEAPKAFTFNSEGFIVIADSGVKGKTKETVADVKKMYDENTKVVGAYLKQLGDYAADANKYLNQGNLKQLGLVFSLANEILTKLNLAIPKTDKLIDAANHAGSLGSKITGGGRGGCIICLARNLTNAQMIQKALVKNGAEQTWIQPLSIYAEDSEID; this is encoded by the coding sequence GTGCTTAAAGGAATAGGAAAAAGTCACGGAAAAACGATAATTATGGGAGAACATGCGGTAGTTTATGGCTACCCTGCATTTGCTATCCCATTGTTAAGTACACCTGTGATCGTAAAAATAAAACAAAGTGAGAACAATTCTTTGATCTCCAAGTACTATGCTGGAAAAATCGACCAAATTCCAGACTCTTTAGCTGGAGTTAAATACTTAATTGGTCTACTAGATAACAAAATGAATACTGAACACGTCAATTACACGATCAGTATCGACAGTGGTTTGCCTATCGAACGTGGAATGGGTTCTTCAGCTGCTATCGCCTGTGCTATCACTAGAGCTTTTTTTGACTTCTTTGATCAAGAACTTGATCATCAGACATTATTAAACTACGTTAACAAATCAGAAACTGTCACGCATGGTAAAGCCAGCGGTTTAGATGCTTTAACGGTTAGTTCTGAATATCCGATTAAATTCAGTAAGGATGAAGCTCCCAAAGCCTTTACATTCAATTCAGAAGGTTTCATCGTAATTGCGGATTCTGGCGTTAAAGGCAAAACTAAAGAAACCGTCGCTGACGTAAAAAAAATGTACGATGAAAACACTAAAGTCGTTGGTGCATACTTGAAACAATTAGGCGATTATGCTGCCGATGCAAATAAATATCTAAATCAAGGCAACTTGAAGCAATTAGGTTTGGTATTTTCTTTAGCCAATGAAATCTTAACTAAGTTGAATTTAGCCATTCCCAAAACCGATAAACTAATCGATGCAGCAAATCATGCTGGTTCATTGGGTAGTAAAATCACTGGTGGTGGTCGTGGTGGCTGCATTATTTGCTTAGCCCGTAATTTGACTAATGCCCAAATGATTCAAAAAGCTCTCGTTAAAAATGGAGCGGAACAAACTTGGATTCAACCACTATCAATTTACGCGGAGGATTCAGAAATTGACTAG
- the mvaD gene encoding diphosphomevalonate decarboxylase, whose translation MTRTARAYTNIALIKYWGKKNKQLKLPYTNSLSLTLDRFYTDTLATTIDNDKDIITLNDQLLNDAESKRIRNYLDTVRQMYSFDEHFQIKTTNHVPTSAGFASSASGFAALAGAINETKQLNLDKKQLSILARNGSGSASRSIYGGFVEWNAGFDNESSFAVPIDETPDIDLTLLSVVINQHSKKVSSTVGMENSVKTSPFYSNWVTLVSSEIKEIKQAIAQKDLQKIGEISEHNAMSMHALTLSANPSFTYFAPETIRIIQLIKEIRQKGIFAYATIDAGPNVKIICTKESIQRVQTYIEQQLSNVTTVVANIGHGIEYI comes from the coding sequence TTGACTAGAACAGCACGCGCCTATACAAACATTGCCTTAATTAAATATTGGGGCAAAAAAAATAAACAGCTTAAACTTCCCTACACAAATAGTTTGTCACTGACTTTAGACAGATTTTATACTGATACGCTTGCTACAACTATCGATAATGATAAAGACATCATCACATTAAATGATCAATTGTTAAATGATGCAGAAAGTAAAAGGATTCGTAATTATTTAGATACCGTCAGACAAATGTATTCATTTGACGAGCATTTTCAGATCAAAACTACCAATCACGTTCCAACTTCGGCTGGTTTTGCTTCGTCTGCCTCTGGCTTTGCTGCTTTAGCCGGTGCTATCAATGAAACTAAACAATTAAATCTTGATAAAAAACAACTTTCAATTTTGGCTAGAAATGGCTCAGGTTCTGCTAGTCGTTCAATCTACGGTGGTTTCGTCGAATGGAATGCTGGTTTTGATAATGAGTCTTCTTTTGCCGTGCCTATTGACGAAACCCCAGACATTGACTTAACCTTACTATCGGTTGTGATCAATCAACATAGTAAGAAGGTTTCTTCAACTGTCGGCATGGAAAATAGTGTAAAAACCTCCCCTTTTTACTCAAATTGGGTTACACTTGTGTCTTCAGAGATAAAAGAAATTAAGCAAGCAATTGCTCAAAAAGATTTACAAAAAATCGGAGAGATTTCCGAGCACAATGCAATGAGTATGCATGCTTTGACCTTGTCTGCTAATCCTTCGTTCACTTATTTTGCACCAGAAACAATTCGGATAATTCAATTAATTAAGGAAATTCGTCAAAAAGGGATTTTCGCGTATGCTACAATTGATGCTGGTCCAAATGTTAAAATAATATGTACGAAAGAATCAATTCAAAGGGTTCAAACATACATCGAACAACAACTATCAAATGTAACGACTGTCGTTGCCAACATTGGTCACGGAATCGAATATATCTGA
- a CDS encoding phosphomevalonate kinase — protein MSTGKAPGKLYLAGEYAVVETGFPAVLTSVNKYVTVTINKAKNGGTIQSKNLNKELIHWNRQGTELVFDDSESQLQYILAAIKFVEKYALERGTKLSYYDLLVTSELDSSDGKKFGLGSSAAVTVAVVKTLGDFYHLDLSAMDIYKISAISHLSVQGNGSLGDIAASAFGGIVAYYSPDRNWIFNMVRNHSITEILSLDWPELKIQSLNLPDNLELTVGWTGSPASTSILVDRIALTKVQKVEKYQKFLHASRQNVEKLIDGFKTNNSNLVKETFSKYRNLLADLAEFSDVHIETELLTKLCDIAEKLGGSAKTSGAGGGDCGIVLSDMDLDVTELKKEWRKVGITPLTLKIGDTIAHA, from the coding sequence TTGTCTACAGGAAAAGCACCTGGAAAATTATATTTAGCTGGGGAGTATGCGGTCGTTGAAACGGGATTTCCCGCAGTTTTGACTTCTGTCAATAAATATGTGACTGTTACCATTAACAAAGCTAAAAATGGTGGAACAATCCAATCTAAAAATCTCAACAAAGAATTGATTCACTGGAATCGTCAGGGAACGGAATTAGTCTTCGATGATTCTGAGAGCCAATTGCAATACATCTTGGCTGCTATCAAGTTCGTTGAAAAATACGCTTTAGAGCGCGGAACTAAATTAAGTTATTATGATTTATTAGTTACTAGTGAATTAGATTCCTCAGATGGCAAGAAATTTGGTCTTGGATCATCAGCTGCTGTCACAGTCGCCGTCGTAAAGACTTTAGGCGATTTTTATCACTTAGATTTGTCAGCAATGGATATTTACAAGATTTCAGCTATTTCTCACCTATCGGTTCAAGGTAATGGTAGTCTGGGTGACATTGCCGCTAGTGCTTTTGGTGGCATTGTTGCTTACTACTCACCAGATCGTAACTGGATTTTTAATATGGTAAGAAACCACAGTATTACCGAAATTTTGTCACTCGATTGGCCTGAATTAAAAATTCAAAGCTTAAATCTTCCTGACAATCTAGAATTAACAGTTGGTTGGACAGGCTCTCCCGCTTCAACATCTATTTTAGTTGATCGAATTGCTTTGACTAAAGTTCAAAAAGTCGAGAAATATCAAAAATTTCTTCATGCTAGTCGTCAAAATGTTGAAAAACTAATTGATGGATTTAAAACTAACAATTCTAATCTCGTCAAAGAAACTTTTAGTAAGTATCGTAATCTATTAGCCGATTTAGCCGAATTTAGTGATGTTCACATTGAAACAGAACTCCTCACTAAACTTTGCGATATTGCTGAAAAGCTTGGAGGTTCAGCCAAGACTTCCGGTGCCGGTGGTGGCGATTGCGGAATCGTTTTAAGTGATATGGATCTTGATGTAACTGAATTGAAAAAAGAGTGGCGAAAAGTTGGAATTACCCCTCTTACCTTAAAAATTGGAGACACAATTGCTCATGCCTAA
- the fni gene encoding type 2 isopentenyl-diphosphate Delta-isomerase translates to MPKQDAQMQRKVEHLFLAEKFFTDESFADFDRVRLLHNALPELKVNDIDLTTNFLGRKMSLPIYFNAITGGSRPSHKFNTELSQLAAKLNIPVSSGSMGVYLRLPEETKASFTTLREHNPNGFVIANVSAKVNAQQAQAAIDLLKADALQIHLNALQELAMPEGDQEFFWMDHIKEIVDTVTVPVIVKEVGFGISQENLAQLFNIGVKNVDISGFGGTDFAQIESERNHELDLTYLDRFSLSTVESLLESRSYQNNLNILASGGIRTPMDVIKAIRMGATSVGMSGLVLHHLQKYSFGETEIFFTEFIKQLKLIMAAIGAKSIEDIKKAPIIFDGNLTNYMKQRHINF, encoded by the coding sequence ATGCCTAAACAAGATGCACAAATGCAACGCAAAGTTGAACATCTTTTCTTAGCTGAAAAATTTTTTACAGACGAATCCTTCGCCGATTTCGACAGGGTTCGCCTTCTTCATAATGCCCTACCAGAATTAAAAGTAAACGACATTGATCTAACGACAAATTTTTTAGGTAGAAAAATGTCGTTGCCGATTTATTTTAATGCAATCACAGGTGGCTCTAGACCGTCTCATAAATTCAATACTGAATTATCCCAACTGGCGGCTAAATTGAACATCCCTGTTTCTAGTGGCTCAATGGGCGTTTACTTACGTTTGCCAGAAGAAACTAAGGCATCATTTACTACTTTAAGAGAGCACAATCCAAATGGCTTTGTAATTGCTAATGTTTCGGCCAAAGTCAATGCACAACAAGCACAAGCTGCTATTGATCTTCTAAAAGCCGATGCATTACAAATCCATCTTAATGCCTTACAGGAATTAGCTATGCCAGAAGGAGACCAAGAATTTTTTTGGATGGATCACATTAAAGAAATTGTTGATACCGTAACTGTTCCTGTCATCGTTAAGGAAGTTGGTTTTGGGATATCTCAAGAAAATCTTGCGCAATTATTCAATATTGGTGTTAAAAATGTAGATATTTCAGGCTTCGGTGGTACTGACTTTGCCCAAATCGAGAGTGAACGCAATCATGAATTGGACTTGACCTACCTAGATCGATTCTCTCTTTCAACCGTTGAATCACTTTTGGAGTCAAGAAGCTACCAAAATAATCTAAATATCCTTGCTTCCGGTGGTATCAGAACACCAATGGATGTCATTAAGGCTATACGTATGGGTGCTACTAGCGTTGGCATGTCAGGTTTAGTCTTACACCACTTACAGAAGTACTCTTTTGGTGAAACAGAAATTTTCTTCACCGAATTTATCAAACAACTCAAATTGATCATGGCTGCTATCGGCGCTAAATCAATTGAGGATATAAAAAAAGCCCCCATCATTTTTGACGGGAACTTAACTAATTATATGAAACAACGTCATATTAACTTCTAA
- a CDS encoding RsmF rRNA methyltransferase first C-terminal domain-containing protein encodes MKVDLSNDFKEKYRNLMGDRAERLFSAIQEDSQDAFRLNPLKPNYQNVAYSLDNPIEYSSIGYYGDIDGNSIDHISGYVYSQEPSAMYVTEILDPTKDDKILDLCAAPGSKTTYIASKMASQGLLVSNEINSKRAKVLSSNIERMGITNTVVTNNSPKDFEKKFNNYFDKILVDAPCSGEGMFRKDPKSTQYWSLDYVEQCANRQQHILDSTYKLLDNGGTLVYSTCTFSPEENEQNIDWFLKKYPDMHLVEVKKYAGMEDGRPEWGNNNPELKKALRMFPDQFNGEGHFMCKMVKDGEKAEPKERQINTGLKKDDLKFVNKFAKTNLTTLSENNWLKINDFLYQAASLDNRFKGLHILRNGLRLGEFKKNRFEPDIAWMLALKPNELKTVFELDQEQYDKYLHGESVILKQRPDFDNKWIGLSFEGKLFSWGRYSNQQIKNVYPKGLRR; translated from the coding sequence ATGAAAGTCGATTTAAGTAATGACTTTAAAGAAAAATATCGTAATTTAATGGGGGATAGAGCCGAAAGATTATTTTCTGCTATTCAAGAAGATAGTCAAGATGCTTTTCGTTTGAATCCATTGAAGCCTAATTATCAAAATGTTGCTTATTCTTTGGATAATCCGATTGAATACAGTTCGATTGGTTATTATGGCGATATTGATGGTAATTCAATTGACCATATTTCTGGATATGTTTACAGTCAAGAACCTAGTGCCATGTACGTAACAGAAATTCTTGATCCCACTAAAGACGATAAAATTTTAGACTTGTGTGCTGCTCCTGGTAGTAAAACAACCTATATAGCTTCAAAAATGGCCTCTCAGGGGCTTTTAGTCAGCAACGAGATTAATTCTAAGCGTGCCAAAGTATTATCCTCTAACATTGAAAGAATGGGGATTACTAATACTGTTGTAACTAATAATTCTCCTAAAGATTTTGAAAAGAAATTCAATAATTATTTTGATAAAATTTTGGTTGACGCTCCATGTTCTGGCGAAGGAATGTTCAGAAAAGATCCCAAATCAACTCAATACTGGTCACTAGACTATGTTGAACAATGTGCCAACCGTCAGCAGCATATTTTAGATTCAACTTACAAATTGTTGGACAACGGTGGTACATTAGTTTATTCAACTTGTACTTTTTCTCCAGAAGAAAATGAACAAAATATTGATTGGTTCTTGAAAAAGTATCCTGACATGCATTTGGTTGAAGTTAAAAAGTATGCCGGTATGGAAGACGGTCGCCCAGAGTGGGGGAATAATAACCCTGAATTAAAGAAAGCTCTGCGAATGTTCCCTGATCAATTCAATGGTGAAGGCCATTTCATGTGCAAAATGGTTAAAGATGGTGAAAAAGCTGAACCAAAGGAACGCCAAATTAACACTGGTTTGAAAAAAGACGACCTTAAATTCGTGAATAAATTTGCCAAAACTAATTTAACTACCTTGTCTGAAAATAACTGGCTAAAAATTAATGACTTCTTATATCAAGCAGCTAGTTTGGATAATCGTTTCAAAGGATTGCATATTTTGCGCAATGGGTTAAGGCTTGGTGAATTCAAAAAAAATAGATTTGAGCCTGACATCGCATGGATGTTAGCACTCAAACCTAATGAATTAAAAACAGTTTTTGAATTGGATCAAGAACAATATGATAAATATTTACATGGTGAATCAGTGATTTTGAAGCAACGTCCGGATTTTGACAATAAATGGATTGGTCTTTCATTTGAAGGCAAGCTATTTAGTTGGGGACGTTACAGTAATCAGCAAATAAAAAACGTCTATCCAAAAGGATTAAGACGTTAG
- the lepB gene encoding signal peptidase I has product MAENNKRRQPKKDEESGWKFWLQTIALTIAIYAVFFLGFKFILSNDRVSGPSMQPTFENGDKVIATRHSKLSRGDVIVLKAPDEANTFYIKRIIGLPGDTVVSKNNKIYINGKLYKEDFLDAGKKVKEPDTSLYAGKPYSYTYNFTLSSLAKNSPEWQQRYSSSYLNKIKKTNKVPAGTYFVMGDHRTVSKDSRIIGFINKKSVIGEVKWRYWPLTRWTVF; this is encoded by the coding sequence ATGGCAGAAAATAATAAAAGACGGCAGCCTAAAAAAGACGAAGAGAGCGGTTGGAAATTTTGGTTGCAAACCATTGCGTTAACAATTGCTATCTATGCTGTCTTCTTCCTAGGTTTTAAGTTTATCCTCTCGAATGATAGGGTTTCTGGTCCCTCCATGCAGCCGACCTTTGAAAATGGAGATAAAGTAATTGCTACTAGACATTCAAAACTTTCACGTGGAGATGTGATCGTTTTGAAAGCTCCCGACGAAGCAAATACTTTTTATATTAAGAGAATCATTGGTTTACCTGGAGATACAGTCGTTTCTAAGAATAATAAAATTTATATTAATGGTAAACTATATAAAGAGGACTTCCTTGATGCTGGTAAAAAGGTCAAAGAACCAGATACTAGTCTTTATGCAGGCAAGCCTTATAGTTATACCTATAATTTCACATTAAGTTCCTTGGCTAAGAACTCCCCTGAATGGCAACAACGATACAGTAGTTCTTATCTAAACAAAATTAAGAAGACTAATAAAGTTCCAGCGGGCACCTATTTTGTAATGGGAGATCATCGAACTGTTTCTAAGGATAGTCGTATTATTGGATTCATCAATAAAAAGAGTGTTATTGGTGAAGTCAAATGGCGTTATTGGCCCCTAACTAGATGGACAGTCTTTTAA
- a CDS encoding LBP_cg2779 family protein produces MDKPNISEMIIQYEKDKDMTDTQFAFESHLSVERVHNLKSGEYEPTADELKTVKEYIKLHQ; encoded by the coding sequence ATGGATAAACCAAACATTTCCGAAATGATTATTCAGTACGAAAAAGATAAAGATATGACTGATACACAATTTGCTTTTGAAAGTCATCTATCGGTTGAACGTGTTCACAACTTAAAATCAGGTGAGTATGAACCCACTGCAGATGAACTTAAAACTGTTAAAGAATACATCAAATTACACCAATAA
- a CDS encoding DUF2075 domain-containing protein, whose product MLESVFPNKELTQEQQAVFNQIMEFSQNNLQCGKKGVFQLNGDAGTGKSVILTKLFLEIEKRHQTNNYFLVNHPELLKVYQANAGQFKVLRKNRFLRPTSFINTMHKKQQTADIVVIDEAHLLLSESDNYNNFRQKNQLEEIIKLSKIVILVYDQRQVLKLKSYWSQSLLDRIVSEQKVQFGRATLKTQMRMQAPKKVVNWIDNLTINNRLLPLKDSNEYLTMDTEYDFRVYDDAQKMYQELKKKNDELGECRIVATADYPSTLDGKKHFVNEGEFHLPWDQYNYDQTTWAQKPETINEIGSMYTVQGFDLQYVAVIIGPTVTYAGNNKVKIDAKKYEDREAFKNRHDYDLENIDQIKRELILNSINILLKRGIKGCFVYFHDAEIFKTLKNQ is encoded by the coding sequence ATGTTAGAATCTGTTTTTCCCAATAAAGAATTAACTCAAGAACAACAAGCTGTTTTCAATCAAATCATGGAATTCAGTCAAAATAACTTACAATGCGGTAAAAAAGGTGTGTTTCAGTTAAATGGTGATGCTGGTACTGGTAAAAGTGTTATTTTAACGAAATTATTTTTAGAAATTGAAAAGAGACATCAAACTAATAATTACTTTTTGGTAAATCATCCTGAATTGTTGAAAGTTTATCAAGCAAATGCTGGTCAATTTAAAGTATTGCGAAAGAATCGTTTTTTGCGACCAACTAGTTTTATCAATACAATGCATAAAAAGCAGCAAACAGCTGATATAGTCGTAATTGACGAAGCACATTTGTTATTGAGTGAAAGTGATAACTACAATAATTTTCGTCAAAAAAATCAATTAGAAGAAATCATTAAATTAAGTAAAATCGTAATTTTAGTTTACGATCAACGACAAGTTTTGAAATTAAAAAGTTATTGGTCACAGTCATTGCTAGATAGAATTGTATCTGAACAAAAGGTACAATTTGGGCGTGCTACTTTGAAAACACAAATGCGAATGCAAGCACCCAAAAAAGTCGTTAATTGGATCGACAATTTAACAATCAATAATAGGTTATTGCCTTTGAAAGATAGTAATGAATATTTGACCATGGATACTGAGTATGATTTTCGAGTTTATGATGATGCCCAAAAGATGTATCAAGAATTAAAAAAGAAAAATGATGAACTGGGAGAGTGTCGAATCGTTGCTACAGCGGACTATCCATCGACTTTGGATGGTAAAAAGCATTTTGTCAACGAAGGGGAGTTTCACTTACCTTGGGATCAATATAACTATGATCAAACAACTTGGGCTCAAAAACCAGAAACAATTAATGAGATTGGTTCAATGTATACCGTACAAGGCTTTGATTTACAGTATGTGGCCGTTATTATTGGACCAACAGTGACTTATGCTGGGAATAATAAAGTTAAAATAGATGCGAAAAAATACGAGGATCGTGAGGCCTTTAAAAATCGACACGATTATGATTTGGAAAATATTGATCAAATCAAACGAGAATTGATACTTAATTCTATCAACATTTTGTTAAAACGAGGAATAAAAGGCTGTTTTGTTTATTTTCATGATGCTGAAATTTTTAAGACTTTGAAAAACCAATAG
- a CDS encoding 2-hydroxymuconate tautomerase, with amino-acid sequence MPLVHIDLIAGRSEEQLRGMVKDVTAAIVKNTGAPAEHVHVVLNEMEKEHYAVGGVLKSDEK; translated from the coding sequence ATGCCATTAGTACATATTGATTTGATTGCAGGCCGTTCAGAAGAACAATTGAGAGGAATGGTCAAAGATGTTACAGCTGCTATTGTTAAGAACACAGGTGCTCCTGCAGAACACGTTCATGTCGTTTTGAATGAAATGGAAAAAGAACATTACGCAGTTGGTGGCGTTTTGAAGAGCGACGAAAAATAA
- a CDS encoding ABC transporter ATP-binding protein: MHKRAPRNIHPQKVNLDNWQKTVRRMWNYLSNYRWKLLLVFGLTVVTTAVTIIGNRMNGIIVDQYIDKNRLRALIAVCIFLAIIYFISSIFTYFQNSIIIKVAQATSNQIRQDVFGNLQRLPMKYFDTHDNGDIMSRLTNDVDNINTALMQSFIQLFTGVISVIGMGLAMLILSPVLTLIAILSTVATYLFSKGIAKLTQKAFLTQQDSLGKLNTQIEETISGKQIVQLFNHTNITLNEFNRVNSQYTKAAFKAQALSSIIGPFNNMTNNIAYLLITAVGAILIIGGFGNITVGIIFTFLIYLRNFTGPINNVLNLINTLQLSLASAQRVFQLIDEEPEKDSQDFIDLPSAMGHVEFENVYFAYDKKMILKNINIVADPGEVIALVGPTGAGKTTIMNLLTNLYPLQKGRVLLDGHDVIKIKRHDLRHLVTVVQQESFLFNLSIRENIRLGRPNASDEEVISAAKAANADKFIEQLPNGYETILSENASQLSQGQRQLLSIARAFIAKSPVLVLDEATASIDSQTEVDVQRAMTDLMKDKTSFVIAHRLSTIKNADKILVIDHGQIIEKGTHQELLAKHGFYARMYNSQFD; the protein is encoded by the coding sequence ATGCATAAAAGGGCTCCGAGAAATATTCACCCACAAAAAGTTAATTTAGATAATTGGCAAAAAACTGTTAGAAGAATGTGGAATTACTTGTCAAATTATCGTTGGAAATTATTACTAGTATTTGGTTTAACAGTAGTAACAACAGCAGTTACCATCATCGGTAATCGCATGAATGGGATTATTGTTGATCAATATATTGATAAAAATCGCTTGCGAGCATTGATTGCAGTATGTATTTTCTTAGCGATTATTTATTTTATATCTAGTATTTTTACGTATTTTCAAAATTCAATCATTATCAAAGTTGCTCAAGCAACGAGTAATCAAATTAGACAGGATGTTTTTGGCAACTTACAACGTCTACCAATGAAATATTTTGATACTCATGACAATGGAGATATTATGAGTCGTTTGACTAATGATGTCGATAATATCAATACAGCTCTGATGCAAAGTTTTATCCAATTATTCACGGGTGTGATCAGTGTAATTGGAATGGGATTAGCAATGTTGATTTTGTCACCGGTACTTACGTTGATTGCTATTCTCAGTACAGTTGCGACGTATTTGTTTTCCAAAGGTATTGCTAAATTAACTCAAAAAGCCTTTTTGACTCAACAAGATTCATTAGGTAAGTTAAACACTCAAATTGAAGAAACCATTTCGGGTAAGCAAATAGTTCAATTATTTAATCACACGAATATTACTTTGAATGAATTTAATCGAGTAAATTCCCAGTACACTAAGGCGGCATTCAAAGCTCAAGCATTGTCTTCAATTATTGGTCCATTTAACAATATGACTAATAATATTGCCTATTTATTGATTACAGCTGTCGGCGCCATTTTGATTATTGGCGGTTTTGGTAATATTACCGTAGGAATTATCTTTACCTTCCTGATTTATTTGCGTAATTTTACTGGTCCCATAAATAATGTTTTAAACTTGATCAATACGTTACAGCTTTCTTTGGCAAGTGCTCAACGTGTTTTCCAGTTAATTGATGAAGAACCAGAAAAAGACAGTCAAGATTTTATAGATTTACCTAGTGCTATGGGACACGTAGAATTTGAAAATGTATATTTTGCTTATGATAAAAAAATGATTTTAAAAAATATTAATATAGTTGCTGATCCCGGAGAAGTGATTGCCTTAGTTGGTCCAACCGGAGCCGGGAAAACTACTATTATGAACTTATTGACTAATCTCTATCCCTTACAAAAGGGACGAGTTCTTTTGGACGGGCATGATGTGATTAAAATTAAACGACATGATTTGCGCCATTTAGTAACAGTCGTTCAACAAGAATCATTTCTATTCAATTTAAGTATTCGTGAAAATATCCGTTTGGGTAGGCCCAATGCTAGTGATGAAGAAGTTATAAGTGCGGCCAAGGCTGCTAATGCTGACAAATTTATTGAACAATTGCCTAATGGATATGAAACGATTTTGAGTGAAAATGCTAGTCAATTATCACAAGGTCAACGACAACTTTTGAGTATTGCTAGGGCCTTTATTGCCAAGTCTCCAGTCTTAGTTTTAGATGAAGCGACTGCCTCGATTGATAGTCAAACCGAAGTAGATGTTCAAAGAGCTATGACTGACTTGATGAAAGATAAAACTAGTTTTGTGATTGCTCATCGTCTGTCAACGATTAAAAATGCGGATAAAATTCTAGTAATTGATCATGGACAAATAATTGAAAAGGGTACGCATCAAGAATTATTAGCTAAACATGGATTTTATGCTCGAATGTATAATAGCCAATTCGATTAA